A genomic region of Pseudopipra pipra isolate bDixPip1 chromosome 20, bDixPip1.hap1, whole genome shotgun sequence contains the following coding sequences:
- the GRIN1 gene encoding glutamate receptor ionotropic, NMDA 1 isoform X6, producing the protein MSTMRLLLLALLFSSSFARAGCDPKIVNIGAVLSTKKHEQIFREAVNQANKRHGTWKLQLNATSVTHKPNAIQMALSVCEDLISSQVYAILVSHPPAPNDHLTPTPVSYTAGFYRIPVIGLTTRMSIYSDKSIHLSFLRTVPPYSHQANVWFEMMRVFNWNHVILIVSDDHEGRAAQKKLETLLEEKESKAEKVLQFDPGTKNVTSLLLEAKELEARVIILSASEDDAATVYRAAAMLNMTGSGYVWLVGEREISGSALRYAPDGVIGLQLINGKNESAHISDAVAVVAQAVHDLFEKENITDPPRGCVGNTNIWKTGPLFKRVLMSSKYSEGVTGRVEFNEDGDRKFANYSIMNLQNRKLVQVGIYNGSNVLTNDRKIIWPGGETEKPQGYQMSTKLKIVTIHQEPFVYVKPTQADGTCREEFTINGDPVKKVFCTGPNETIPGRPTVALCCYGFCIDLLIRLAGVMNFTYEVHLVADGKFGTQERVNNSNKKEWNGMMGELLSGQADMIVAPLTINNERAQYIEFSKPFKYQGLTILVKKEIPRSTLDSFMQPFQSTLWLLVGLSVHVVAVMLYLLDRFSPFGRFKVNSEEEEEDALTLSSAMWFSWGVLLNSGIGEGAPRSFSARILGMVWAGFAMIIVASYTANLAAFLVLDRPEERITGINDPRLRNPSDKFIYATVKQSSVDIYFRRQVELSTMYRHMEKHNYESAAEAIQAVRDNKLHAFIWDSAVLEFEASQKCDLVTTGELFFRSGFGIGMRKDSPWKQNVSLAILKSHENGFMEDLDKTWVRYQECDSRSNAPATLTFENMAGVFMLVAGGIVAGIFLIFIEIAYKRHKDARRKQMQLAFAAVNVWRKNLQDRKSGRAEPDPKKKATFRSITSTLASSFKRRRSSKDTPCRMVPQECQRDRLAPWSQDSPGKLPPHSERPSAHHHPSCTASPRHIIPTAPGGDACVPHRQLLQLE; encoded by the exons ATGAGCACCatgcggctgctgctgctcgccctcctcttctcctcctccttcgcCCGCGCCGGCTGCGACCCCAAGATCGTCAACATCGGCGCGGTGCTGAGCACCAAGAAGCACGAGCAGATCTTCCGCGAGGCGGTGAACCAGGCCAACAAGCGGCACGGCACCTGGAAGCTCCAGCTCAACGCCACCTCTGTCACCCACAAGCCCAACGCCATCCAGATGGCCCTGTCCGTCTGCGAGGACCTCATCTCCAGCCAG GTCTATGCAATATTAGTTAgccaccctcctgctcccaaCGATCACCTAACACCAACACCTGTATCATACACAGCTGGCTTCTACAGGATCCCTGTCATTGGTCTGACAACACGCATGTCTATATATTCTGATAAG AGCATCCACCTGTCCTTTTTGCGCACGGTCCCTCCATACTCTCACCAGGCCAACGTCTGGTTTGAGATGATGAGAGTCTTCAACTGGAACCACGTCATTCTGATAGTCAGTGACGACCACGAAGGTCGTGCTGCACAAAAGAAgctggagaccctcttggaggAGAAAGAGTCCAAG GCTGAGAAAGTGCTTCAGTTTGACCCTGGAACCAAAAATGTGACATCGCTGCTGCTGGAGGCGAAGGAGCTGGAGGCTCGAGTCATCATCCTCTCTGCCAG TGAGGACGATGCAGCCACGGTGTACAGAGCAGCAGCCATGCTCAACATGACGGGCTCGGGCTATGTGTGGCTGGTGGGGGAGCGGGAGATCTCGGGCAGTGCCCTGCGTTACGCCCCTGATG GAGTGATCGGTTTGCAGCTCATCAATGGGAAGAATGAGTCCGCCCACATCAGCGACGCTGTTGCCGTGGTGGCACAGGCTGTGCACGACTTGTTTGAGAAGGAGAACATCACAGACCCACCACGGGGCTGCGTGGGCAACACCAACATCTGGAAGACAGGACCCCTTTTCAAGAG GGTGTTGATGTCCTCCAAGTACTCGGAGGGTGTCACTGGCCGCGTGGAGTTCAACGAGGACGGGGACAGGAAGTTTGCCAACTACAGCATCATGAACCTGCAGAACCGGAAACTGGTCCAAGTTGGGATTTACAACGGCAGCAAT GTCTTGACCAACGACAGGAAGATTATCTGGCCCGGGGGGGAAACTGAGAAACCTCAAGGCTATCAGATGTCGACCAAGTTGAAG ATTGTGACGATCCACCAAGAGCCCTTTGTGTATGTGAAGCCCACGCAAGCAGATGGGACGTGCAGGGAGGAATTCACCATCAATGGAGATCCTGTGAAAAAGGTCTTCTGCACTGGACCCAACGAGACCATCCCAG GCCGTCCCACAGTGGCTCTGTGCTGCTATGGCTTCTGCATCGACCTGCTCATCCGGCTGGCAGGGGTCATGAACTTCACCTATGAGGTTCACCTGGTGGCTGATGGTAAATTTGGTACCCAAGAGCGG GTGAACAACAGCAACAAGAAGGAGTGGAACGGGATGATGGGGGAGCTGCTGAGCGGCCAAGCAGACATGATTGTGGCTCCCCTCACCATCAACAACGAACGGGCTCAGTACATCGAGTTCTCCAAGCCCTTCAAGTACCAGGGACTCACCATCCTTGTGAAGAAG GAAATCCCCCGCAGCACCTTGGACTCGTTCATGCAGCCCTTCCAGAGCACCCTCTGGCTGCTGGTGGGGCTGTCCGTGCACGTGGTGGCAGTGATGTTGTACCTCTTAGACCGATTCAG ccCGTTTGGCCGGTTCAAAGTAaacagtgaggaggaggaggaagatgcccTGACCCTCTCCTCAGCCATGTGGTTCTCCTGGGGGGTCCTGCTGAACTCGGGCATCGGAGAAG GTGCTCCCCGGAGTTTCTCTGCCCGTATTCTTGGCATGGTGTGGGCTGGCTTTGCTATGATCATTGTGGCTTCATACACTGCCAACCTGGCAGCCTTCCTGGTGTTAGACCGACCTGAGGAGAGAATCACAGGCATCAATGACCCCCGG CTGCGCAACCCCTCCGATAAGTTCATCTACGCCACGGTGAAGCAGAGCTCCGTGGACATCTACTTCCGACGGCAGGTGGAGCTGAGCACCATGTACCGGCATATGGAGAAGCACAACTACGAGAGCGCTGCCGAAGCCATCCAGGCAGTGAGGGACAA CAAGCTCCACGCCTTCATCTGGGACTCGGCCGTGCTGGAGTTTGAAGCCTCCCAGAAGTGTGACCTGGTGACGACGGGGGAGCTTTTCTTCCGCTCTGGCTTCGGGATCGGGATGCGCAAGGACAGCCCGTGGAAGCAGAACGTCTCCCTGGCCATCCTCAA GTCCCACGAGAACGGCTTCATGGAGGACTTGGACAAGACTTGGGTGAGGTATCAAGAGTGTGATTCCCGTAGCAATGCCCCAGCAACACTCACCTTTGAGAATATGGCAG GTGTGTTTATGCTGGTGGCTGGAGGTATTGTTGCCgggatatttttaatattcatagaAATAGCTTACAAAAGGCATAAGGACGCGCGGAGGAAGCAGATGCAGCTGGCGTTTGCGGCCGTTAATGTGTGGAGGAAAAACCTGCAG GATAGAAAAAGTGGTAGAGCAGAACCTGACCCTAAAAAGAAAGCCACTTTTAGGTCCATCACCTCCACCCTGGCCTCCAGCTTCAAGAGACGTAGGTCCTCCAAGGATACG ccctgcagaatGGTCCCTCAGGAGTGCCAGAGAGACAGGCTGGCACCATGGAGCCAAGACAGCCCTGGGAAGCTACCACCCCACTCTGAACGTCCTAGCGCCCACCATCACCCGAGCTGCACAGCCTCTCCGCGGCACATCATCCCCACCGCCCCAGGAGGAGATGCATGTGTTCCCCATAGGCAGCTCCTGCAACTCGAATAG
- the GRIN1 gene encoding glutamate receptor ionotropic, NMDA 1 isoform X13, with protein sequence MSTMRLLLLALLFSSSFARAGCDPKIVNIGAVLSTKKHEQIFREAVNQANKRHGTWKLQLNATSVTHKPNAIQMALSVCEDLISSQVYAILVSHPPAPNDHLTPTPVSYTAGFYRIPVIGLTTRMSIYSDKSIHLSFLRTVPPYSHQANVWFEMMRVFNWNHVILIVSDDHEGRAAQKKLETLLEEKESKSKKRNYENLDQLSYDNKRGPKAEKVLQFDPGTKNVTSLLLEAKELEARVIILSASEDDAATVYRAAAMLNMTGSGYVWLVGEREISGSALRYAPDGVIGLQLINGKNESAHISDAVAVVAQAVHDLFEKENITDPPRGCVGNTNIWKTGPLFKRVLMSSKYSEGVTGRVEFNEDGDRKFANYSIMNLQNRKLVQVGIYNGSNVLTNDRKIIWPGGETEKPQGYQMSTKLKIVTIHQEPFVYVKPTQADGTCREEFTINGDPVKKVFCTGPNETIPGRPTVALCCYGFCIDLLIRLAGVMNFTYEVHLVADGKFGTQERVNNSNKKEWNGMMGELLSGQADMIVAPLTINNERAQYIEFSKPFKYQGLTILVKKEIPRSTLDSFMQPFQSTLWLLVGLSVHVVAVMLYLLDRFSPFGRFKVNSEEEEEDALTLSSAMWFSWGVLLNSGIGEGAPRSFSARILGMVWAGFAMIIVASYTANLAAFLVLDRPEERITGINDPRLRNPSDKFIYATVKQSSVDIYFRRQVELSTMYRHMEKHNYESAAEAIQAVRDNKLHAFIWDSAVLEFEASQKCDLVTTGELFFRSGFGIGMRKDSPWKQNVSLAILKSHENGFMEDLDKTWVRYQECDSRSNAPATLTFENMAGVFMLVAGGIVAGIFLIFIEIAYKRHKDARRKQMQLAFAAVNVWRKNLQQHRGG encoded by the exons ATGAGCACCatgcggctgctgctgctcgccctcctcttctcctcctccttcgcCCGCGCCGGCTGCGACCCCAAGATCGTCAACATCGGCGCGGTGCTGAGCACCAAGAAGCACGAGCAGATCTTCCGCGAGGCGGTGAACCAGGCCAACAAGCGGCACGGCACCTGGAAGCTCCAGCTCAACGCCACCTCTGTCACCCACAAGCCCAACGCCATCCAGATGGCCCTGTCCGTCTGCGAGGACCTCATCTCCAGCCAG GTCTATGCAATATTAGTTAgccaccctcctgctcccaaCGATCACCTAACACCAACACCTGTATCATACACAGCTGGCTTCTACAGGATCCCTGTCATTGGTCTGACAACACGCATGTCTATATATTCTGATAAG AGCATCCACCTGTCCTTTTTGCGCACGGTCCCTCCATACTCTCACCAGGCCAACGTCTGGTTTGAGATGATGAGAGTCTTCAACTGGAACCACGTCATTCTGATAGTCAGTGACGACCACGAAGGTCGTGCTGCACAAAAGAAgctggagaccctcttggaggAGAAAGAGTCCAAG AGTAAAAAAAGGAACTATGAAAACCTCGACCAACTTTCCTATGACAACAAGCGAGGACCCAAG GCTGAGAAAGTGCTTCAGTTTGACCCTGGAACCAAAAATGTGACATCGCTGCTGCTGGAGGCGAAGGAGCTGGAGGCTCGAGTCATCATCCTCTCTGCCAG TGAGGACGATGCAGCCACGGTGTACAGAGCAGCAGCCATGCTCAACATGACGGGCTCGGGCTATGTGTGGCTGGTGGGGGAGCGGGAGATCTCGGGCAGTGCCCTGCGTTACGCCCCTGATG GAGTGATCGGTTTGCAGCTCATCAATGGGAAGAATGAGTCCGCCCACATCAGCGACGCTGTTGCCGTGGTGGCACAGGCTGTGCACGACTTGTTTGAGAAGGAGAACATCACAGACCCACCACGGGGCTGCGTGGGCAACACCAACATCTGGAAGACAGGACCCCTTTTCAAGAG GGTGTTGATGTCCTCCAAGTACTCGGAGGGTGTCACTGGCCGCGTGGAGTTCAACGAGGACGGGGACAGGAAGTTTGCCAACTACAGCATCATGAACCTGCAGAACCGGAAACTGGTCCAAGTTGGGATTTACAACGGCAGCAAT GTCTTGACCAACGACAGGAAGATTATCTGGCCCGGGGGGGAAACTGAGAAACCTCAAGGCTATCAGATGTCGACCAAGTTGAAG ATTGTGACGATCCACCAAGAGCCCTTTGTGTATGTGAAGCCCACGCAAGCAGATGGGACGTGCAGGGAGGAATTCACCATCAATGGAGATCCTGTGAAAAAGGTCTTCTGCACTGGACCCAACGAGACCATCCCAG GCCGTCCCACAGTGGCTCTGTGCTGCTATGGCTTCTGCATCGACCTGCTCATCCGGCTGGCAGGGGTCATGAACTTCACCTATGAGGTTCACCTGGTGGCTGATGGTAAATTTGGTACCCAAGAGCGG GTGAACAACAGCAACAAGAAGGAGTGGAACGGGATGATGGGGGAGCTGCTGAGCGGCCAAGCAGACATGATTGTGGCTCCCCTCACCATCAACAACGAACGGGCTCAGTACATCGAGTTCTCCAAGCCCTTCAAGTACCAGGGACTCACCATCCTTGTGAAGAAG GAAATCCCCCGCAGCACCTTGGACTCGTTCATGCAGCCCTTCCAGAGCACCCTCTGGCTGCTGGTGGGGCTGTCCGTGCACGTGGTGGCAGTGATGTTGTACCTCTTAGACCGATTCAG ccCGTTTGGCCGGTTCAAAGTAaacagtgaggaggaggaggaagatgcccTGACCCTCTCCTCAGCCATGTGGTTCTCCTGGGGGGTCCTGCTGAACTCGGGCATCGGAGAAG GTGCTCCCCGGAGTTTCTCTGCCCGTATTCTTGGCATGGTGTGGGCTGGCTTTGCTATGATCATTGTGGCTTCATACACTGCCAACCTGGCAGCCTTCCTGGTGTTAGACCGACCTGAGGAGAGAATCACAGGCATCAATGACCCCCGG CTGCGCAACCCCTCCGATAAGTTCATCTACGCCACGGTGAAGCAGAGCTCCGTGGACATCTACTTCCGACGGCAGGTGGAGCTGAGCACCATGTACCGGCATATGGAGAAGCACAACTACGAGAGCGCTGCCGAAGCCATCCAGGCAGTGAGGGACAA CAAGCTCCACGCCTTCATCTGGGACTCGGCCGTGCTGGAGTTTGAAGCCTCCCAGAAGTGTGACCTGGTGACGACGGGGGAGCTTTTCTTCCGCTCTGGCTTCGGGATCGGGATGCGCAAGGACAGCCCGTGGAAGCAGAACGTCTCCCTGGCCATCCTCAA GTCCCACGAGAACGGCTTCATGGAGGACTTGGACAAGACTTGGGTGAGGTATCAAGAGTGTGATTCCCGTAGCAATGCCCCAGCAACACTCACCTTTGAGAATATGGCAG GTGTGTTTATGCTGGTGGCTGGAGGTATTGTTGCCgggatatttttaatattcatagaAATAGCTTACAAAAGGCATAAGGACGCGCGGAGGAAGCAGATGCAGCTGGCGTTTGCGGCCGTTAATGTGTGGAGGAAAAACCTGCAG cagcaccgAGGGGGTTAa
- the GRIN1 gene encoding glutamate receptor ionotropic, NMDA 1 isoform X5, with product MSTMRLLLLALLFSSSFARAGCDPKIVNIGAVLSTKKHEQIFREAVNQANKRHGTWKLQLNATSVTHKPNAIQMALSVCEDLISSQVYAILVSHPPAPNDHLTPTPVSYTAGFYRIPVIGLTTRMSIYSDKSIHLSFLRTVPPYSHQANVWFEMMRVFNWNHVILIVSDDHEGRAAQKKLETLLEEKESKSKKRNYENLDQLSYDNKRGPKAEKVLQFDPGTKNVTSLLLEAKELEARVIILSASEDDAATVYRAAAMLNMTGSGYVWLVGEREISGSALRYAPDGVIGLQLINGKNESAHISDAVAVVAQAVHDLFEKENITDPPRGCVGNTNIWKTGPLFKRVLMSSKYSEGVTGRVEFNEDGDRKFANYSIMNLQNRKLVQVGIYNGSNVLTNDRKIIWPGGETEKPQGYQMSTKLKIVTIHQEPFVYVKPTQADGTCREEFTINGDPVKKVFCTGPNETIPGRPTVALCCYGFCIDLLIRLAGVMNFTYEVHLVADGKFGTQERVNNSNKKEWNGMMGELLSGQADMIVAPLTINNERAQYIEFSKPFKYQGLTILVKKEIPRSTLDSFMQPFQSTLWLLVGLSVHVVAVMLYLLDRFSPFGRFKVNSEEEEEDALTLSSAMWFSWGVLLNSGIGEGAPRSFSARILGMVWAGFAMIIVASYTANLAAFLVLDRPEERITGINDPRLRNPSDKFIYATVKQSSVDIYFRRQVELSTMYRHMEKHNYESAAEAIQAVRDNKLHAFIWDSAVLEFEASQKCDLVTTGELFFRSGFGIGMRKDSPWKQNVSLAILKSHENGFMEDLDKTWVRYQECDSRSNAPATLTFENMAGVFMLVAGGIVAGIFLIFIEIAYKRHKDARRKQMQLAFAAVNVWRKNLQRELRRRSKCIPEHALRTSGIHFGYPRAVAEPDLVTPSPVGKVTLIGTKAIGEESLSAPAAERGRSPRLAAPAPWRLVLPACANQYHPTDITGQLNLSDPSVSTVV from the exons ATGAGCACCatgcggctgctgctgctcgccctcctcttctcctcctccttcgcCCGCGCCGGCTGCGACCCCAAGATCGTCAACATCGGCGCGGTGCTGAGCACCAAGAAGCACGAGCAGATCTTCCGCGAGGCGGTGAACCAGGCCAACAAGCGGCACGGCACCTGGAAGCTCCAGCTCAACGCCACCTCTGTCACCCACAAGCCCAACGCCATCCAGATGGCCCTGTCCGTCTGCGAGGACCTCATCTCCAGCCAG GTCTATGCAATATTAGTTAgccaccctcctgctcccaaCGATCACCTAACACCAACACCTGTATCATACACAGCTGGCTTCTACAGGATCCCTGTCATTGGTCTGACAACACGCATGTCTATATATTCTGATAAG AGCATCCACCTGTCCTTTTTGCGCACGGTCCCTCCATACTCTCACCAGGCCAACGTCTGGTTTGAGATGATGAGAGTCTTCAACTGGAACCACGTCATTCTGATAGTCAGTGACGACCACGAAGGTCGTGCTGCACAAAAGAAgctggagaccctcttggaggAGAAAGAGTCCAAG AGTAAAAAAAGGAACTATGAAAACCTCGACCAACTTTCCTATGACAACAAGCGAGGACCCAAG GCTGAGAAAGTGCTTCAGTTTGACCCTGGAACCAAAAATGTGACATCGCTGCTGCTGGAGGCGAAGGAGCTGGAGGCTCGAGTCATCATCCTCTCTGCCAG TGAGGACGATGCAGCCACGGTGTACAGAGCAGCAGCCATGCTCAACATGACGGGCTCGGGCTATGTGTGGCTGGTGGGGGAGCGGGAGATCTCGGGCAGTGCCCTGCGTTACGCCCCTGATG GAGTGATCGGTTTGCAGCTCATCAATGGGAAGAATGAGTCCGCCCACATCAGCGACGCTGTTGCCGTGGTGGCACAGGCTGTGCACGACTTGTTTGAGAAGGAGAACATCACAGACCCACCACGGGGCTGCGTGGGCAACACCAACATCTGGAAGACAGGACCCCTTTTCAAGAG GGTGTTGATGTCCTCCAAGTACTCGGAGGGTGTCACTGGCCGCGTGGAGTTCAACGAGGACGGGGACAGGAAGTTTGCCAACTACAGCATCATGAACCTGCAGAACCGGAAACTGGTCCAAGTTGGGATTTACAACGGCAGCAAT GTCTTGACCAACGACAGGAAGATTATCTGGCCCGGGGGGGAAACTGAGAAACCTCAAGGCTATCAGATGTCGACCAAGTTGAAG ATTGTGACGATCCACCAAGAGCCCTTTGTGTATGTGAAGCCCACGCAAGCAGATGGGACGTGCAGGGAGGAATTCACCATCAATGGAGATCCTGTGAAAAAGGTCTTCTGCACTGGACCCAACGAGACCATCCCAG GCCGTCCCACAGTGGCTCTGTGCTGCTATGGCTTCTGCATCGACCTGCTCATCCGGCTGGCAGGGGTCATGAACTTCACCTATGAGGTTCACCTGGTGGCTGATGGTAAATTTGGTACCCAAGAGCGG GTGAACAACAGCAACAAGAAGGAGTGGAACGGGATGATGGGGGAGCTGCTGAGCGGCCAAGCAGACATGATTGTGGCTCCCCTCACCATCAACAACGAACGGGCTCAGTACATCGAGTTCTCCAAGCCCTTCAAGTACCAGGGACTCACCATCCTTGTGAAGAAG GAAATCCCCCGCAGCACCTTGGACTCGTTCATGCAGCCCTTCCAGAGCACCCTCTGGCTGCTGGTGGGGCTGTCCGTGCACGTGGTGGCAGTGATGTTGTACCTCTTAGACCGATTCAG ccCGTTTGGCCGGTTCAAAGTAaacagtgaggaggaggaggaagatgcccTGACCCTCTCCTCAGCCATGTGGTTCTCCTGGGGGGTCCTGCTGAACTCGGGCATCGGAGAAG GTGCTCCCCGGAGTTTCTCTGCCCGTATTCTTGGCATGGTGTGGGCTGGCTTTGCTATGATCATTGTGGCTTCATACACTGCCAACCTGGCAGCCTTCCTGGTGTTAGACCGACCTGAGGAGAGAATCACAGGCATCAATGACCCCCGG CTGCGCAACCCCTCCGATAAGTTCATCTACGCCACGGTGAAGCAGAGCTCCGTGGACATCTACTTCCGACGGCAGGTGGAGCTGAGCACCATGTACCGGCATATGGAGAAGCACAACTACGAGAGCGCTGCCGAAGCCATCCAGGCAGTGAGGGACAA CAAGCTCCACGCCTTCATCTGGGACTCGGCCGTGCTGGAGTTTGAAGCCTCCCAGAAGTGTGACCTGGTGACGACGGGGGAGCTTTTCTTCCGCTCTGGCTTCGGGATCGGGATGCGCAAGGACAGCCCGTGGAAGCAGAACGTCTCCCTGGCCATCCTCAA GTCCCACGAGAACGGCTTCATGGAGGACTTGGACAAGACTTGGGTGAGGTATCAAGAGTGTGATTCCCGTAGCAATGCCCCAGCAACACTCACCTTTGAGAATATGGCAG GTGTGTTTATGCTGGTGGCTGGAGGTATTGTTGCCgggatatttttaatattcatagaAATAGCTTACAAAAGGCATAAGGACGCGCGGAGGAAGCAGATGCAGCTGGCGTTTGCGGCCGTTAATGTGTGGAGGAAAAACCTGCAG AGAGAACTGAGAAGGAGGAGCAAATGTATCCCCGAGCATGCTCTACGCACCAGCGGGATACATTTTGGTTACCCCCGTGCGGTAGCAGAGCCAGACCTGGTCACTCCGTCCCCCGTCGGAAAGGTCACACTCATTGGCACGAAAGCAATTGGGGAGGAATCGTTGTCAGCGCCCGCCGCCGAGCGCGGCCGGTCCCCTCGGCTCGCTGCCCCCGCACCATGGCGGCTGGTGCTCCCAGCCTGCGCCAACCAG TATCACCCCACCGACATCACTGGCCAGCTCAACCTCTCCGACCCCTCAGTCAGCACTGTGGTGTGA